A single genomic interval of Nitrospirota bacterium harbors:
- a CDS encoding DUF2294 domain-containing protein — MNRGLTKGEIESAIRTAIIKFEQEFMGRGPEEVKAFVVRDLVAVRLKGVLTPAERQLAKTAEGVEMVKRIRQALIAQGRDQLLEQVGKIVGAKVLAIFTDIDAQLGEKVFVFTVDRDLEHLGR, encoded by the coding sequence ATGAACAGAGGACTGACCAAAGGCGAAATCGAATCGGCGATTCGCACGGCGATTATCAAATTTGAACAAGAGTTTATGGGGCGGGGTCCGGAGGAAGTGAAGGCGTTCGTCGTGAGGGATCTCGTCGCCGTTCGACTCAAAGGCGTCCTGACACCGGCTGAGCGACAATTGGCCAAGACCGCCGAAGGCGTGGAGATGGTCAAACGAATCCGACAGGCCCTCATTGCCCAGGGCCGCGATCAGCTCCTCGAACAGGTGGGCAAAATAGTGGGGGCCAAGGTGCTGGCCATCTTTACCGATATCGATGCCCAGCTCGGCGAGAAAGTCTTCGTGTTCACGGTGGATCGGGACTTGGAACATCTCGGCCGGTAA
- a CDS encoding DUF2294 domain-containing protein, with protein MENAIRNAVIQFEQEFMGRGPDEVRAFIVRDLVVVRLKGVLTPAERQLAKTVEGIDMVRRLRENLVAQGRDKLCEQVSEIIGANTLALFTDIDVQLSERVFVFTVDREVQNGHR; from the coding sequence GTGGAAAACGCGATTCGCAACGCCGTTATCCAGTTCGAGCAGGAGTTCATGGGACGCGGCCCCGATGAGGTGCGCGCATTCATCGTGCGGGATCTGGTCGTGGTCCGGCTCAAGGGGGTGCTGACGCCGGCCGAACGGCAGTTGGCCAAGACGGTGGAAGGCATCGATATGGTGAGGCGATTGCGGGAGAATTTAGTCGCGCAGGGCCGCGACAAACTCTGTGAGCAAGTGAGCGAGATCATCGGCGCCAACACACTCGCGCTCTTTACCGACATCGACGTGCAGCTGAGTGAACGGGTCTTTGTGTTTACGGTGGATCGCGAGGTCCAGAACGGCCATCGATAG